A genomic region of Rhizobium sp. NXC24 contains the following coding sequences:
- the truA gene encoding tRNA pseudouridine(38-40) synthase TruA: MPRYRMTVEYDGIPYVGWQRQDNGPSVQGAIEGAILSLTGEKVSIRGAGRTDSGVHAMGQVMHADLSKEWKTYTLRNALNAHLRLAKERVAILDIAEVDAHFDARFSAIRRHYLYRIITRRAPLALEAGRAWWVPKDMDHEVMHAAAQTLVGRHDFTTFRSAHCQANSPVRTLDRLDVTRNGELIEIRATAQSFLHNQIRSFAGTLKLAGEGKWTVDDVRAALDARDRKACGPVAPPDGLYFMQVDYRDGVGPVDADDEQDDS; this comes from the coding sequence ATGCCTCGTTACCGCATGACCGTCGAATATGACGGCATCCCTTATGTCGGCTGGCAGCGCCAGGACAACGGTCCTTCCGTGCAGGGCGCGATCGAGGGCGCCATCTTGTCTCTGACTGGCGAAAAGGTCTCCATTCGCGGCGCGGGACGCACCGATTCCGGCGTGCACGCGATGGGCCAGGTCATGCATGCCGACCTCTCTAAGGAATGGAAGACCTACACGCTCCGCAATGCGCTCAATGCGCATCTGAGGCTTGCCAAGGAGCGGGTCGCCATTCTCGATATCGCCGAGGTTGATGCGCACTTCGACGCACGCTTTTCGGCCATCCGCCGCCACTATCTCTATCGCATCATCACCCGCCGTGCGCCCTTGGCATTGGAAGCCGGGCGTGCCTGGTGGGTGCCGAAGGATATGGATCATGAGGTCATGCATGCGGCGGCCCAGACGCTGGTCGGCCGGCATGATTTCACCACCTTCCGTTCGGCCCATTGCCAGGCCAATAGTCCGGTGCGCACGCTCGACCGGCTGGATGTGACCCGCAATGGCGAGCTCATCGAAATCCGCGCCACGGCGCAGAGTTTCCTGCACAATCAGATCCGCTCGTTCGCCGGCACGCTGAAGCTTGCAGGCGAGGGAAAGTGGACTGTGGACGACGTGCGCGCTGCGCTGGATGCGCGAGACCGCAAGGCATGCGGCCCCGTCGCTCCGCCGGATGGGCTCTATTTCATGCAGGTGGATTATCGCGACGGCGTTGGGCCCGTGGACGCCGATGACGAACAGGACGATTCCTAG
- a CDS encoding LOG family protein, translating to MSKGKNGRLRRKDGVWDPLKSSSADKKRAESVPKTPQSMSPSYRLAYADEDFLCREELRPIRLQLELLKTEMYLTERGINSTVVMFGGARIPAPGTSAWAARNDVQRANLEAASVYYEEARKFARLCARYSAGFDFHEYVVVTGGGPGVMEAGNRGASEEGAPSIGLNIVLPHEQAPNVYVTPELSFNFHYFAIRKMHFMVRAKAIAVFPGGFGTLDELFECLTLIQTGRMERLPLILFGEKFWREIINFDALAEFGTIAPDDVKLISFVDTADEAWKIVADFYEHDNGH from the coding sequence ATGAGCAAGGGGAAGAACGGCAGGCTGAGACGCAAGGATGGGGTATGGGACCCTCTGAAGTCGAGCTCGGCCGACAAGAAGCGCGCCGAATCCGTGCCGAAGACGCCGCAATCCATGTCGCCGTCCTATCGGCTCGCCTATGCCGACGAGGATTTCCTCTGCCGCGAGGAATTGCGGCCGATCCGGCTGCAGCTCGAACTGTTGAAGACCGAGATGTATCTTACCGAACGCGGCATCAACTCAACAGTGGTTATGTTCGGTGGCGCGCGTATTCCAGCCCCCGGCACCAGCGCCTGGGCGGCGCGCAATGATGTGCAGCGCGCCAATCTCGAGGCGGCATCCGTTTACTACGAGGAAGCCCGCAAATTCGCCCGGCTTTGCGCGCGCTACTCCGCCGGCTTTGACTTCCATGAATATGTCGTGGTCACCGGCGGCGGCCCCGGCGTCATGGAGGCCGGCAATCGCGGCGCTTCAGAAGAGGGGGCGCCCTCCATCGGCCTCAACATCGTGCTGCCGCACGAGCAGGCGCCGAATGTCTACGTGACGCCGGAACTCAGCTTCAATTTCCACTATTTCGCGATCCGCAAGATGCATTTCATGGTGCGCGCCAAGGCGATCGCGGTATTCCCGGGCGGTTTCGGCACGCTGGACGAGCTGTTCGAATGCCTGACACTCATCCAGACAGGCCGCATGGAACGCCTGCCGCTGATCCTGTTCGGTGAAAAGTTCTGGCGCGAAATCATCAATTTCGATGCGCTCGCCGAATTCGGCACCATCGCGCCTGACGATGTCAAGCTGATCAGCTTCGTCGATACCGCCGACGAAGCCTGGAAGATCGTCGCGGACTTCTACGAGCACGATAACGGACACTGA
- the dapE gene encoding succinyl-diaminopimelate desuccinylase, whose translation MTVTNPVTNLQTLIRCASVTPAEGGALTALADMLLPLGFKVERMTASEPGTPDIENLYARLGTEGPHLMFAGHTDVVPVGDAASWSHPPFAAEIAGDELFGRGAVDMKGGIACFAAAVARHIEKHGAPTGSISFLITGDEEGPAINGTVKLLQWAAERGEQWDASLVGEPTNPDQLGDMIKIGRRGSISGFITVHGVQGHAAYPHLADNPVRSIVKLTEALLHPPFDAGTDNFQPSNLEVTTIDVGNAATNVIPAKATAVFNIRFNDTWSVETLKAEILARLDAAAADQTLRPGREPTKYDIVWSERPSQVFLTRNNALIASLSSAIENVTGRTPKLSTTGGTSDARYIKDYCPVVEFGLVGQTMHMVDERVALSDLETLTEIYETFIQRWFANADL comes from the coding sequence ATGACCGTTACCAATCCCGTCACCAATCTGCAGACCCTCATTCGCTGTGCGTCTGTCACACCCGCCGAAGGCGGCGCACTGACCGCGCTTGCCGATATGCTGCTGCCGCTGGGCTTCAAAGTCGAGCGCATGACGGCGAGCGAGCCGGGAACGCCCGATATCGAAAACCTTTATGCCCGCCTCGGCACAGAGGGTCCGCATCTAATGTTTGCCGGCCATACGGATGTCGTGCCAGTCGGCGATGCCGCATCCTGGAGCCATCCGCCCTTTGCTGCCGAAATCGCTGGTGATGAGCTTTTCGGCCGCGGCGCCGTCGATATGAAGGGTGGCATTGCCTGTTTCGCCGCCGCAGTCGCCCGCCATATCGAGAAACATGGTGCCCCTACCGGCTCCATTTCCTTCCTGATCACCGGTGACGAAGAAGGCCCGGCCATCAACGGTACGGTCAAGCTGTTGCAATGGGCCGCCGAGCGGGGCGAGCAATGGGACGCCTCGCTGGTCGGCGAGCCGACCAATCCCGACCAGCTCGGCGACATGATCAAGATCGGCCGCCGCGGTTCGATATCCGGTTTCATCACGGTTCATGGCGTGCAGGGCCATGCCGCTTATCCGCACCTGGCCGACAATCCGGTGCGCAGCATCGTCAAACTGACCGAAGCGCTGCTCCATCCGCCCTTCGACGCCGGCACCGACAATTTCCAGCCGTCGAACCTCGAAGTGACGACGATCGACGTCGGCAACGCCGCAACCAACGTCATCCCCGCCAAGGCGACGGCTGTTTTCAATATCCGTTTCAACGACACATGGAGCGTCGAGACGCTGAAGGCGGAAATCCTTGCCCGCCTCGATGCCGCCGCAGCAGACCAAACGCTGCGGCCAGGTCGTGAGCCGACTAAATATGACATTGTCTGGTCCGAACGTCCAAGCCAGGTTTTCCTGACGCGCAACAATGCCCTGATCGCTTCGCTATCGTCGGCAATTGAAAATGTCACCGGACGCACACCGAAGCTTTCCACCACCGGCGGCACCTCGGATGCACGCTACATCAAGGATTATTGCCCTGTCGTGGAATTCGGTCTTGTCGGCCAGACCATGCACATGGTCGATGAGCGGGTGGCGCTATCGGATCTCGAAACCCTGACCGAGATCTACGAGACCTTCATCCAGCGCTGGTTTGCGAATGCCGACCTTTAG
- a CDS encoding plasmid stabilization protein, which translates to MSDLLIRDIPDAMKHDLAERAKQTGRSLSDEAKELLRAALVAEDANAGRSGLSAWDVLRPIFYTEDAAAAEEYGRIMKEIEAERKKDFGRPVEDFE; encoded by the coding sequence ATGAGCGACCTTTTGATTCGCGATATTCCGGATGCCATGAAGCATGATCTCGCAGAGCGGGCAAAACAGACTGGCCGCAGTCTCTCCGACGAGGCAAAGGAGCTTTTGCGGGCGGCGTTAGTGGCGGAGGATGCTAACGCCGGTCGCAGCGGATTGTCTGCGTGGGATGTTTTGCGTCCCATTTTCTATACCGAAGATGCTGCTGCTGCCGAAGAATATGGGCGCATCATGAAAGAGATCGAAGCGGAACGGAAAAAGGATTTCGGCCGACCAGTTGAGGATTTCGAGTGA
- the dapD gene encoding 2,3,4,5-tetrahydropyridine-2,6-dicarboxylate N-succinyltransferase: MSATDLVSLEKTLEAAFENRDNVNASTRGEVRDAVETALNLLDSGKVRVAERGSDGNWTVNQWLKKAVLLSFRLNDMQIVDGGPGGSTWWDKVPSKFEGWGENRFREAGFRAVPNAVVRRSAYIAPNAILMPSFVNLGAYVGEGTMVDTWATVGSCAQIGKHVHLSGGVGIGGVLEPMQAGPTIIEDNCFIGARSEVVEGCIVREGSVLGMGVFIGKSTKIVDRATGEITYGEVPPYSVVVAGALPSGNTMANGQPAPSLYCAVIVKRVDEKTRSKTGINELLRD; this comes from the coding sequence ATGAGCGCTACCGATCTCGTTTCTCTCGAAAAGACCCTCGAGGCTGCCTTCGAAAATCGCGATAACGTGAACGCGTCGACGCGCGGCGAAGTTCGCGACGCCGTCGAGACGGCACTCAACCTGCTCGATAGCGGCAAGGTCCGCGTCGCCGAACGTGGTTCCGACGGCAATTGGACGGTCAATCAGTGGCTCAAGAAAGCGGTGCTGCTCTCCTTCCGCCTGAACGACATGCAGATCGTCGACGGCGGCCCCGGCGGCTCGACCTGGTGGGACAAGGTGCCGTCGAAGTTCGAAGGCTGGGGTGAGAACCGCTTCCGCGAGGCCGGCTTCCGCGCCGTGCCGAACGCCGTCGTCCGCCGCTCGGCCTATATCGCCCCGAACGCCATCCTGATGCCTTCCTTCGTCAATCTCGGCGCCTATGTCGGCGAAGGTACCATGGTCGACACCTGGGCGACCGTCGGTTCCTGCGCCCAGATCGGTAAGCATGTACATCTCTCGGGCGGTGTCGGCATCGGCGGCGTGCTGGAGCCGATGCAGGCCGGCCCGACGATCATTGAGGACAACTGCTTCATCGGCGCCCGCTCGGAAGTCGTCGAAGGCTGCATCGTCCGCGAAGGTTCCGTGCTCGGCATGGGCGTCTTCATCGGCAAGTCCACGAAGATCGTCGATCGCGCCACCGGCGAAATCACCTATGGCGAAGTGCCGCCCTACTCCGTCGTCGTCGCCGGCGCGCTGCCGAGCGGCAACACGATGGCGAACGGCCAGCCCGCTCCCAGCCTCTACTGCGCCGTCATCGTCAAGCGCGTCGACGAAAAGACCCGCTCGAAGACTGGCATCAACGAGCTGCTGCGCGACTGA
- a CDS encoding methyl-accepting chemotaxis protein, with the protein MSIFHMKSLAAKLILVTGVAIALVLFVSNFLLISQTRDRVEMLTMDQANSEAKSISNEIAANVGELASAARSMAAIIGRGHEGHTFDRKGIINILKANVEQNAFAFGSWFCEKLGTFDGKTTELANNKDEGVNDKGVFTPYWSKTKDGGIQFSTFDNDYTAAWWKLAADSGKGAITPPYLAEGTEVPTTMSSIAYPVMSGGKMIGVSGVDISLASLSVKLQNLHPFGSGRVLLLSQDNKWLVAPNKDLLMKDYSGEGADAIKAALTSSATGLVKNLSDNGGEEFDRVVYPFAVPGLNATWVVLVDVPHSAIAAPVRDQTYMMIIGGVLVLVAVMLALYAAVRAFVQKPLGGLVASVNDLSAGNYAEPVEGQNRADEIGSVAKALEGFRFALADTKRLEAEANDQRRAAEGERYRSEAERSETVALQRRIVTILGQSLAELSKGNLGHRIAEEFPGEYAQLKQDFNAALASLEETVHTMNLSVGNIGSGTGEISNSASDLARRTEQQAASLEETAAALNQLTAQVNSSAENARTAASSVNAASEDAGRSGEIVQKAISSMHGIEQSSQEVSRIIGVIDEIAFQTNLLALNAGVEAARAGEAGKGFAVVAQEVRELAQRSANAAKEIKTLINTSAGQVKEGVDLVGRTGNALHKIAEQVMEINGLIRQISASASEQAIGLKEINSAMNQMDQVTQQNAAMVEETTAASVTLNDEAQTLKTLVARFRVSHGGQDNASALRAAAQQMRTPAPAPARSVTPAAAPARKARPQTQGANALAQGEWEEF; encoded by the coding sequence ATGTCCATCTTTCATATGAAGTCGCTCGCGGCCAAGCTCATCCTGGTCACTGGGGTAGCGATTGCGCTTGTCCTGTTCGTCTCCAACTTCCTGCTGATTTCCCAGACGCGCGATCGCGTGGAAATGCTCACCATGGATCAGGCCAATAGCGAGGCCAAATCCATCTCCAATGAAATTGCCGCCAATGTCGGCGAACTCGCCAGCGCCGCCCGCTCCATGGCCGCCATCATCGGCCGCGGCCACGAGGGCCACACCTTCGATCGCAAGGGCATTATCAATATCCTCAAGGCCAATGTCGAGCAGAACGCCTTCGCCTTCGGCAGTTGGTTCTGCGAAAAGCTCGGCACATTCGACGGCAAGACAACTGAACTCGCCAACAACAAGGACGAAGGCGTCAACGACAAGGGCGTGTTCACACCCTATTGGTCGAAGACGAAGGACGGCGGCATCCAGTTCTCCACCTTCGACAACGACTACACCGCCGCATGGTGGAAGCTCGCCGCCGACAGCGGCAAGGGCGCCATCACTCCGCCATACTTGGCTGAAGGCACCGAAGTTCCGACGACCATGAGCTCGATCGCCTATCCGGTGATGTCCGGCGGCAAGATGATCGGCGTCTCGGGCGTCGATATCTCGCTCGCTTCACTTTCCGTCAAACTGCAGAACCTCCATCCCTTCGGTTCCGGCCGCGTCCTCCTGCTCTCCCAGGACAACAAGTGGCTGGTGGCGCCGAACAAGGACCTCCTGATGAAGGACTATAGCGGCGAGGGCGCCGATGCCATCAAGGCGGCATTGACCTCGTCGGCGACGGGCTTGGTGAAAAACCTTAGCGATAACGGCGGAGAAGAATTCGACCGTGTGGTCTATCCGTTCGCCGTGCCCGGCCTCAATGCCACCTGGGTCGTCCTCGTCGATGTGCCGCACAGTGCGATTGCCGCGCCCGTGCGCGACCAGACCTATATGATGATCATCGGCGGCGTCCTCGTGCTGGTTGCTGTCATGCTGGCGCTCTACGCCGCCGTGCGCGCCTTCGTACAGAAGCCGCTCGGCGGACTGGTCGCCAGCGTCAACGATCTCAGCGCCGGCAACTATGCCGAACCCGTCGAGGGCCAGAACCGTGCCGACGAGATCGGCTCGGTCGCCAAGGCGCTCGAAGGCTTCCGCTTCGCCCTTGCCGATACCAAGCGGCTGGAGGCCGAGGCCAACGACCAGCGCCGTGCCGCCGAAGGCGAACGTTATCGCTCGGAAGCGGAGCGAAGCGAAACCGTGGCGCTGCAGCGGCGCATCGTCACCATTCTCGGCCAGAGCCTGGCCGAGCTTTCCAAGGGCAATCTCGGCCACCGCATCGCCGAGGAATTCCCCGGCGAATACGCCCAGTTGAAGCAGGACTTCAATGCCGCACTCGCCAGCCTGGAAGAGACGGTGCACACGATGAACCTCAGCGTCGGTAATATCGGCAGCGGCACGGGCGAGATCAGCAACAGCGCCTCGGACCTTGCCCGCCGCACCGAGCAGCAGGCGGCAAGCCTGGAAGAAACCGCTGCAGCGCTCAACCAGCTTACGGCTCAGGTCAATTCCAGCGCCGAAAATGCCCGCACGGCTGCCAGCAGCGTCAACGCGGCATCCGAGGATGCCGGACGCTCCGGCGAGATCGTGCAGAAGGCGATCTCCTCCATGCATGGCATCGAGCAGTCCTCGCAGGAAGTTTCGCGCATCATCGGCGTGATCGACGAGATCGCGTTCCAGACCAACCTTCTCGCTCTGAATGCCGGTGTCGAAGCAGCGCGTGCCGGCGAAGCCGGCAAGGGCTTTGCAGTCGTGGCGCAGGAAGTGCGCGAGCTGGCGCAGCGTTCGGCCAATGCCGCAAAAGAGATCAAGACCCTGATCAACACCTCGGCCGGCCAGGTCAAGGAAGGCGTCGATCTCGTCGGCCGCACGGGCAATGCGCTACACAAGATCGCCGAGCAAGTGATGGAGATCAACGGCCTCATCCGCCAGATCTCGGCTTCTGCCAGCGAACAGGCGATCGGGCTGAAGGAAATCAACTCGGCCATGAACCAGATGGACCAGGTGACGCAGCAGAATGCCGCGATGGTGGAAGAAACCACCGCCGCCAGCGTGACGCTGAACGACGAGGCCCAGACGTTGAAAACGCTCGTCGCCCGCTTCCGCGTATCGCATGGCGGCCAGGATAATGCCTCCGCACTGCGCGCTGCCGCTCAGCAGATGCGCACGCCGGCCCCAGCCCCTGCCCGCAGTGTTACCCCGGCCGCCGCTCCAGCGCGCAAGGCGCGTCCGCAGACCCAAGGCGCAAATGCGCTGGCGCAGGGTGAATGGGAAGAATTCTGA
- a CDS encoding type II toxin-antitoxin system VapC family toxin, translating into MILLDTNILSELTKPVTDRNVEAWFQMQPIMNLYLCDIVVMELSYGAERFLLRTGSYRYIQMFNEQLVSFRGRILRFDHQSAIETGRIRAGRERTGHQISVQDAMIAAICLAQGATLATRNTKDFEGLDLKLVNPFEGG; encoded by the coding sequence GTGATCCTGCTCGATACGAATATCCTCTCCGAATTGACGAAGCCTGTGACCGACCGCAATGTCGAAGCATGGTTTCAGATGCAACCCATCATGAATCTCTATCTCTGTGATATTGTGGTGATGGAGCTGTCTTATGGGGCGGAACGCTTCTTACTTCGAACGGGATCGTACCGCTACATTCAAATGTTCAACGAGCAACTCGTTTCTTTTCGCGGCAGGATCCTGCGTTTCGATCATCAATCGGCCATCGAAACCGGTCGCATTCGAGCGGGGCGTGAAAGGACCGGCCATCAGATCTCCGTCCAGGACGCCATGATCGCTGCCATCTGCCTAGCACAAGGCGCGACGCTGGCGACGCGGAACACAAAAGACTTCGAGGGGCTTGATCTTAAGCTCGTAAACCCGTTTGAAGGCGGTTAG
- the fmt gene encoding methionyl-tRNA formyltransferase, translating into MSLSIIFMGTPEFSVPTLRLLVDAGHRICAVYTQPPRPGGRRGLDLQKSPVHQAAELLGLPVFTPVNFKEPEERQRFRELDAHVAVVVAYGLLLPEAILSGTQFGCYNGHASLLPRWRGAAPIQRAIMAGDKKTGMMVMKMDKGLDTGPVALTREVEIGDTMTAGELHDKLMMVGAKAMVEAMNKLEHDELPLTAQAAEGVLYAAKIDKSETRIDFSKPAADVHNHIRGLSPFPGAWFEAEIASRPERIKVLGSELAEGEGAAGEVLTDGLVIACGSGAVRLTKLQKAGGKPLAAADFLRGTPIVPGTMLAAGPA; encoded by the coding sequence ATGTCGCTCAGCATCATCTTTATGGGAACGCCCGAATTTTCCGTGCCGACTTTGCGGTTGCTGGTCGATGCGGGACACCGGATTTGCGCTGTTTATACGCAGCCGCCAAGGCCCGGCGGGCGGCGTGGGCTCGATCTCCAGAAGTCGCCGGTGCACCAGGCGGCGGAGCTGCTCGGCCTGCCGGTTTTCACGCCCGTCAATTTCAAGGAGCCCGAAGAGCGCCAGCGTTTTCGCGAGCTCGATGCCCATGTCGCCGTGGTGGTCGCCTATGGCCTGCTGCTGCCGGAGGCAATCCTCTCGGGTACGCAGTTCGGCTGCTATAACGGCCATGCTTCGCTGCTGCCGCGCTGGCGAGGTGCTGCGCCCATCCAGCGGGCGATCATGGCCGGCGACAAGAAGACCGGCATGATGGTGATGAAGATGGACAAGGGCCTCGATACCGGTCCGGTCGCACTCACGCGGGAAGTGGAGATCGGCGACACGATGACGGCGGGCGAGTTGCACGACAAGCTGATGATGGTTGGCGCCAAGGCGATGGTCGAGGCGATGAACAAGCTGGAGCATGATGAACTGCCGCTGACCGCGCAGGCTGCCGAGGGCGTCCTCTACGCCGCCAAGATCGATAAAAGCGAGACACGCATCGATTTCAGCAAGCCGGCTGCGGATGTTCACAACCATATTCGCGGCCTCTCGCCCTTTCCCGGCGCCTGGTTCGAGGCCGAGATCGCCAGCCGGCCAGAACGGATCAAGGTTCTCGGCTCCGAACTTGCCGAAGGCGAGGGCGCGGCCGGCGAAGTGCTGACCGACGGTCTGGTCATCGCCTGCGGTTCCGGCGCCGTCCGGCTGACGAAATTGCAGAAGGCGGGCGGCAAGCCGCTGGCTGCGGCCGATTTCCTGCGCGGCACGCCGATTGTGCCGGGCACGATGTTGGCGGCGGGACCAGCCTGA
- a CDS encoding ribokinase yields MITIFGSINMDLIATTDRLPKPGETVAGNGFSTAAGGKGANQALAARRAGSTVRLTGAVGNDGFAEPALALLNAAGTDLSTVNHVSEPTGTALILVGGDGENMIAVVPGANGTITAEQATAVVDTLSPSDTLMLQFEIPVAAVETALAAAKAKGIRTVLNLAPLIPDAARLGRLADIVIANETEFERLAGQDNMSASDREAALIRLHGETGQTLIVTLGGDGVIAIRDGELSRAKGLVIEPVDTVGAGDTFCGYFAASLDQGLDFHAALRRAAVAGSLACLKPGAQPSIPVAGDVAARL; encoded by the coding sequence ATGATCACCATTTTCGGCTCCATCAATATGGACCTCATCGCCACCACCGACCGTCTGCCGAAGCCGGGCGAGACCGTGGCGGGCAACGGCTTTTCCACCGCTGCCGGCGGCAAGGGCGCCAATCAGGCCTTGGCAGCGCGGCGTGCCGGCTCGACGGTGCGTTTGACCGGCGCTGTCGGCAATGATGGTTTCGCCGAGCCTGCGCTTGCCCTGCTTAACGCCGCCGGCACCGATCTTTCCACCGTCAACCACGTTTCCGAGCCGACCGGCACTGCCCTGATCCTCGTTGGCGGCGATGGCGAGAACATGATCGCCGTCGTGCCCGGCGCCAACGGCACGATAACAGCCGAACAGGCGACCGCAGTGGTCGATACGCTGAGCCCGAGCGATACGCTGATGCTGCAATTCGAAATCCCGGTCGCCGCCGTTGAGACCGCGCTCGCGGCGGCAAAGGCCAAGGGCATCCGCACCGTTCTCAATCTCGCCCCCCTCATTCCCGATGCGGCACGGCTCGGACGTCTTGCCGACATCGTCATCGCCAACGAGACGGAATTCGAAAGGCTGGCAGGCCAGGACAATATGTCGGCCAGCGATCGCGAGGCGGCACTAATCCGTCTGCATGGCGAAACGGGTCAGACGCTGATCGTCACGCTCGGCGGCGACGGCGTCATTGCCATCCGCGATGGCGAACTCTCGCGTGCCAAGGGTCTCGTCATCGAGCCGGTCGATACCGTCGGCGCCGGCGACACCTTCTGCGGCTATTTTGCCGCCAGCCTCGACCAGGGCCTGGATTTTCATGCGGCTCTGCGCCGGGCCGCGGTCGCCGGTTCGCTCGCCTGCCTGAAGCCGGGCGCGCAGCCATCGATTCCGGTTGCAGGCGACGTCGCCGCGCGTCTTTGA
- the rmuC gene encoding DNA recombination protein RmuC yields MLFGQEIPAVPVLTGLVILLLIAVVVLVLNNNGRRGEEDMLRAEDAEHNMAALLRAQAEMQGRLATMAEVFGSRQAEFNHAINQRLDGMSQRVTATIGEQTRSTHENLRRLQERLAVIDAAQNNIQSLAKDVVGLQAILSNKQTRGAFGQARMETIIADGLPMGAYAFQPTLSNGSRPDCTVRMPNGSPPLVIDAKFPLEAWNAIRNAAATGPEQGKIAAQQFRRDLEVHIRDIAEKYLIQGETQDTAFLFVPSESIFAEIHENFEAIVQKAQRSRIVIVSPSLLMLSIQVIQAVLKDQRMREQAHMIQGEVAHLMNDLSRLDERVRKLQGHFAMAQKDVDMIVTSADKLARRGERIEALEFEAAGEPTKATTDDRPKPIDNRTGQLKLRVVDED; encoded by the coding sequence ATGCTCTTCGGCCAAGAGATTCCGGCAGTTCCTGTTCTGACCGGCCTTGTCATCCTGCTGCTGATCGCCGTTGTCGTCCTTGTCCTCAACAATAATGGGCGGCGGGGTGAGGAGGATATGCTGCGGGCCGAGGATGCCGAGCACAATATGGCGGCGCTTCTCCGGGCGCAGGCGGAAATGCAGGGACGGCTCGCCACCATGGCCGAAGTGTTCGGTTCGCGGCAGGCGGAGTTCAACCATGCCATCAATCAACGGCTCGACGGCATGTCGCAGCGGGTGACGGCGACGATCGGCGAGCAGACGCGCTCTACGCACGAGAACCTGCGCCGCCTGCAGGAGCGGCTCGCCGTCATCGACGCTGCGCAGAACAATATTCAGTCGCTGGCAAAGGATGTCGTCGGCCTCCAGGCAATCCTTTCCAACAAGCAGACGCGCGGCGCCTTCGGCCAGGCCCGCATGGAGACGATCATCGCCGACGGATTGCCGATGGGCGCCTATGCCTTCCAGCCGACGCTCTCCAACGGATCGCGGCCGGACTGCACCGTGCGCATGCCGAACGGCTCGCCGCCGCTGGTCATCGATGCCAAATTTCCGCTGGAGGCCTGGAACGCCATCCGCAACGCGGCGGCGACAGGCCCCGAGCAGGGCAAGATCGCCGCGCAGCAATTCCGCCGGGACCTCGAAGTGCATATTCGCGATATCGCCGAAAAATACCTCATTCAGGGAGAGACGCAGGATACGGCCTTCCTCTTCGTTCCCTCCGAATCGATCTTTGCGGAAATCCACGAGAATTTCGAAGCGATCGTGCAGAAGGCGCAGCGTTCGCGCATTGTCATCGTCTCGCCGTCGCTGCTGATGCTGTCGATCCAGGTCATCCAGGCGGTGTTGAAGGACCAGCGCATGCGCGAGCAGGCACATATGATCCAGGGCGAAGTGGCGCATCTGATGAACGATCTTTCCCGCCTCGACGAGCGGGTACGCAAGCTGCAGGGGCATTTCGCCATGGCGCAGAAGGATGTCGACATGATCGTCACCTCCGCCGACAAGCTGGCACGCCGCGGCGAGAGGATAGAAGCGCTGGAATTCGAGGCCGCCGGCGAGCCGACGAAGGCGACCACCGACGACCGGCCGAAACCGATCGACAACCGCACCGGCCAACTCAAGCTCAGGGTGGTTGACGAGGACTGA
- the def gene encoding peptide deformylase: protein MTIKPLIILPDPLLRQASAPIERVDTEVQRLADDMLATMYDAPGIGLAAIQIGVARRMLVIDVSREGEDKQPLVFINPEIVASSDERSVYEEGCLSIPDYYAEVERPARVTVKHLDRDGKEQIVEADGLLATCLQHEIDHLNGVLFIDYISRLKRDMVIKKFTKAAKAKAL, encoded by the coding sequence ATGACGATCAAGCCACTCATCATTTTGCCCGATCCGTTGCTCCGCCAGGCCTCCGCGCCCATCGAGCGCGTCGATACCGAAGTCCAACGCCTTGCCGACGATATGCTGGCGACCATGTACGATGCGCCAGGCATCGGCCTTGCGGCCATCCAGATCGGCGTTGCCCGCCGCATGCTGGTGATCGACGTGTCGCGCGAAGGCGAGGACAAGCAACCGCTGGTCTTCATCAATCCCGAAATCGTCGCCTCTTCGGATGAGCGCTCGGTTTATGAGGAAGGCTGCCTCTCCATTCCGGATTATTATGCCGAAGTCGAGCGTCCGGCCCGCGTTACCGTCAAGCATCTCGACCGCGACGGCAAGGAACAGATCGTCGAGGCCGACGGCCTCCTCGCCACCTGTCTTCAGCACGAGATCGACCACCTGAACGGCGTGCTATTCATCGACTACATCTCGCGCCTGAAGCGCGACATGGTCATCAAAAAGTTCACCAAGGCGGCGAAGGCAAAGGCGCTCTGA